Proteins encoded by one window of Desulfovibrio inopinatus DSM 10711:
- the amrB gene encoding AmmeMemoRadiSam system protein B, which translates to MNRQAVVAGQFYPGTPTELMAQVGQYISAAETPSERRTLLAMAPHAGYVFSGAVAGATIGKANLADTVILLGPNHTGLGDRLAVWTEDSWLFPGHNVPVDSALAQAIIATNTGFQADNLAHAREHSLEVMLPFLVAKNPKTTIVPIAVSQTNPHDLANAAHGLAQAISASPAPVSILVSSDMSHYISAEDAKTLDSMALQAIVELRPDRLYNTVRENGITMCGVLPMTLGLAAAIKLGAQQATIVSYSNSGQVNGDTSRVVGYAGVIVD; encoded by the coding sequence ATGAATCGTCAAGCTGTCGTAGCCGGCCAATTCTATCCCGGCACCCCAACAGAGCTTATGGCTCAGGTTGGACAGTATATCAGCGCGGCGGAAACACCATCAGAACGACGGACACTTCTCGCCATGGCACCGCATGCCGGCTATGTTTTTTCCGGTGCCGTTGCCGGGGCAACCATAGGCAAAGCGAACTTGGCCGATACGGTTATTCTTCTCGGCCCCAACCATACCGGGCTTGGAGATCGCCTTGCGGTCTGGACTGAAGATTCCTGGCTTTTCCCCGGACACAATGTCCCCGTGGACAGCGCCTTAGCGCAGGCTATTATTGCAACAAATACGGGGTTCCAAGCTGATAATCTGGCGCACGCTCGTGAACATTCACTGGAAGTCATGCTTCCGTTTCTCGTGGCCAAAAATCCGAAAACAACCATCGTCCCGATCGCCGTATCGCAGACTAATCCGCACGACCTGGCCAACGCCGCCCATGGGCTAGCACAAGCTATATCGGCGTCCCCTGCACCAGTTTCTATTCTGGTCAGTTCGGACATGAGCCACTATATCAGCGCTGAAGATGCCAAAACACTCGATAGCATGGCACTCCAAGCCATTGTCGAGTTACGACCAGACCGACTCTACAATACGGTACGAGAAAACGGCATCACCATGTGTGGAGTGCTCCCCATGACCCTTGGTTTAGCAGCAGCAATCAAATTGGGTGCCCAACAGGCGACCATCGTCTCTTACTCCAATTCTGGGCAAGTCAATGGCGACACGAGCCGAGTCGTGGGATACGCCGGCGTCATTGTGGACTGA